In Dryobates pubescens isolate bDryPub1 chromosome 8, bDryPub1.pri, whole genome shotgun sequence, a genomic segment contains:
- the SLC19A2 gene encoding thiamine transporter 1 — protein sequence MVGPRGARPARRSARAGSGGGSGGCCWALPTGLLCAYGFFCSVRPSEPFLTRYLLGPHKNLSETQVFNEIYPVWTYSYLALLFPVFLATDYLRYKPVVLLQGLSLIVTWFMLLYAQGLRAVQFLEFFYGMGTATDIAYYSYIYSVVDVNLYQKVTSYCRSATLVGYTVGSVSGQVLVSVAGWSLFNLNVISLTSISVAFGTAWFLPMPQKSLFFHHIPSQQLGCEMKVMDCKNGSAVQDHPDVQRAPGWEDESQVPLNGESHAAEKQSMQEQKVDIVKVLKDLWQDFLQCYSSQTLLCWSVWWALSTCGYFQVINYAQGLWEMVLPSHSTDIYNGAVEAASTLLGAVAVFVVGHIKTSWAMWGEVALALFSFLIAAAVYIMDTVRNIWVCYASYVVFRIIYMLLITIATFQIASNLSVERYALVFGVNTFIALALQTLLTLIVVDASGLGLDIFTQFMIYASYFAAISLVFLGSGIYGILRAYRRQEQMQSRSPESQ from the exons ATGGTGGGGCCGCGGGGGGCCCGGCCGGCGCGGCGCTCCGCTCGGGCTGGTAGCGGCGGAGGTAGCGGAGGGTGCTGCTGGGCGCTGCCCACGGGGCTCCTGTGCGCCTATGGCTTCTTCTGCAGTGTGCGGCCCTCGGAGCCCTTCCTCACCCGGTACCTGCTGGGGCCGCACAAAAACCTCTCCGAGACGCAG gtGTTCAATGAAATTTATCCGGTGTGGACTTATTCCTACCTGGCACTGCTGTTCCCGGTATTCCTGGCCACGGACTACCTGCGATACAAGCCCGtggtcctgctgcagggcctgaGCCTCATCGTCACCTGGTTCATGCTGCTCTATGCCCAAGGACTGCGGGCTGTCCAGTTCCTTGAGTTCTTCTATGGGATGGGGACTGCCACGGACATTGCCTACTACTCCTACATCTACAGTGTTGTCGATGTTAACCTGTACCAGAAGGTCACCAGCTACTGCCGGAGCGCCACCCTGGTTGGCTATACAGTGGGCTCGGTGTCCGGGCAGGTCCTTGTGTCGGTGGCAGGATGGTCCCTTTTCAACTTGAACGTTATCTCCCTAACTAGCATATCAGTTGCCTTTGGCACAGCGTGGTTCCTGCCAATGCCAcaaaaaagccttttctttcaCCACATCCCAAGCCAGCAGCTCGGTTGTGAAATGAAGGTCATGGACTGTAAAAATGGATCAGCTGTCCAAGATCATCCTGATGTGCAGAGGGCACCTGGCTGGGAGGATGAATCACAAGTTCCCTTAAACGGGGAGAGTCACGCAGCAGAGAAACAG tCTATGCAGGAGCAGAAAGTAGACATCGTAAAGGTGCTCAAAGATCTCTGGCAGGACTTCCTGCAGTGCTACTCCTCCCAGACCTTGCTCTGCTGGTCTGTGTGGTGGGCACTGTCCACCTGCGGCTACTTCCAGGTCATCAACTATGCTCAGGGCCTGTGGGAGATGGTGCTGCCTTCTCATAGCACAGACATCTACAATGGTGCTGTGGAGGCAGCCTCAACACTGCTAG GAGCTGTTGCAGTGTTTGTTGTGGGTCACATAAAAACATCCTGGGCAATGTGGGGTGAAGTGGCACTTGCCCTGTTCTCCTTTcttattgctgctgctgtgtatatCATGGACACCGTTCGGAACATCTGGGTGTGCTACGCATCCTACGTTGTCTTCAGAATTATCTACATGCTGCTCATCACAATAGCAAC GTTCCAGATTGCCTCAAATCTCAGTGTAGAACGGTACGCCCTGGTGTTTGGAGTCAATACTTTCATTGCCTTAGCACTTCAGACTCTGCTCACTTTGATTGTCGTGGATGCCAGTGGACTTGGGTTGGACATCTTTACCCAG TTCATGATTTATGCCTCTTACTTTGCGGCCATCTCGCTGGTGTTCTTGGGCAGTGGCATATATGGTATTCTGAGAGCTTACAGAAGACAAGAGCAGATGCAAAGCAGATCTCCTGAAAGCCAGTAG